In the Bartonella apihabitans genome, AACTTCGGGAAAGAAGCCGCTATTGCTGCCGGCCTTTCATTGGCCGATAGTGATGTAGTCATTACGATTGATTGTGATTTGCAACACCCTCCAGAATTGATGGAGCCGATGCTCAAATTTTGGGAAGAGGGGGCTGAAATTGTTTTAGCTGTTAAAGAGGAGCGGCAGAAAGAATTGTTTCTCAACCGGTTGGCAGCCAAGTTTTTTTATAAAATTTTCCAATGGGTTACCGAAAATGATATCGATGGATCGTGTGATTTTATACTTTTGGACCGTAAAGTTGTCACCGCGTTGAACGCTTTACCAGAAAAACTCTTTTTTTATCGTGGAGTTGTTCAATGGCTTGGTTTCAAGCAAAAAAGCCTTTCATTCATTCCAGCCGATCGACAAAACGGAAAAAGTAGTTATTCATTTTGGAAAAAAATCCGACTGGCGGTGGATTCTCTGACGGGTTTTTCAGCAAAACCATTAATTGTTATTTGGTTTTTAACATTTCTCTTCATGATCTTTGCAACGGTGATTGGAGGAGAAGCCCTAATTTCGAAAATGATGGGAAAGTCGGTTGGCGGGTTTTCCACATTGATTTTGGTTGTGCTTATAACAGGCGTCGCAATTCTCTCCTGTTTTTGCGTTCTTTCAGCCTATGTGCGCCAAATATTTTACGAGGTCAAAAATCGTCCGCGTTATCTCATCAGTGATCAAATTGGTGTGGAGGCAGAATACGGCCGAAAAAAAAGAAAAACTGAAGAATGACGCTATATTGCCTTATGAATGCGGATGATTTTGCACTGAATTCATCTTGTTCGAATGCCATTATCACTTCGGTAAAAGAGGGAAGACTGCAAGCGACAAGCGTTCTCGCTGGAGGTGAAGATCAGGCAAGTTACAACGCACTGAACGAGGCGGGCGATGTTTTTATAAACGCACATCTCAACCTTCTGGAAGGAAAAGCCTTGACGGAGGGAGGAAGCGAATTCGGATTAACAACTGACGATAACTTTTTTTGTTTATCTTTGGGAGGTTTGTTGAGAAAATTATGGTTTTCGCCAAAAACAAAGTTGCTTCAGGAGTGGATTTATAACGAATTCTGTTGCCAGATAGATTCCGTTTACAAGCATTTTGACAATAAGAAAATAAGGATTGATGGGCATTTACATATTCATACTTTACCGCCGTTAAAAGGAGTTATTGAAAAGCTCCTGAATAAATATTCTGTTTGCTACATTCGCACCCCTTATGAAATCGGATATCGCTATAGTCCTTTTTCAATTGAAAATATGAAAGGTAATTTGCGGCGGCAATTGCTGGGGTGGTGGGCAAAAGATATGACAACTTTGGCCCGACAATATCATCTTGAGACAGCCGATTTCTTTTTGGGGGCGACCGCGAGTTGCCGGCTAACTTTGGATGATATCGATAGAGGTTTGGCAATGATATCACGCCAAGCCGGTGGGAAAGACGCAACAATCGAAATAATGATACACCCCGTTGTTAAAGGCTTTTCCGGGGGTAGTTTTTATAAAGATAGCCTTTATCGCCCGGCCCACGTAACTCAGGAACGGCAAGAGGAACTGGACCTGTTGCTATCCGATGAACTTATTCAGGTTATGAAAAAGCATAACGCTGTTTTCATAGATGTGAACAATTAAGTTGTTAATTACTTTTATGATTTCTTAAAAAAAACGGTGTGATTGAGAAAAAAATTGGCAAACAGCCCCGCAATAGATCCGGCTGCAACAGCTAGAAACATAGTTACAGGATTAACTTCGCTAACGCTCTTTATGACAGCCATACTTGCGCAATAATTAAAACTGCCGCCGATTGTAGCCAATGCAATATAGGTACTCCAGCCTTTCAGTTTCTTAAAACGCGCTTCACGTCCGCGAAATGATATTTTGGTGTTGAAGACCCAAGTGAAGGTAGCAGCAATAATAAAAGCTGCTGCTCGTGCGAGCCAAAGGTTTAACCCCGCGGTTTGCAACATCCAGAATGTCAAAAAATCAATCCAAAAGGCGATTGCACCAGAACATAAAAACCACAGAATCGTCTTATGTCTTTGGTAGAATTTGATACTACGAACAGCTATTGCCGTCCTCCAATTATTTTGTCTCGGCGGTGTAATTGTCATTATAATGCCCAAGGCACATATTTTTTTTCCCGAGTGATATAAACAGATAATCTCCTAAATCGAATATCCTGTAATAAGGGGTGGTAATATCCGGTAAAGCGCGGTTAGCGCATAGTTTTGTTACTAATTCATGAGCTTTCGGCGTATCCGACAGATTGGTTATGTTATTATAACCGAATTCTTTTAACTGGTTCGAGATTACCCAAGCATTGCCAAAAGGGATTGTAATGGCAACAAGCCGCATTCTGTCCACTGTCTGTGCAACAAATGGTGATTTTCCTAGTCCACCGATGATTACAGCCGGTTTATCAACAGGATAGCGTTCCAGAGACGTTGCAATGCGTTGAAGATAAAAGCGGTTTAAATCATTCTGGATTCGCGTTGCGCTATTGACGATATAGCTGAACACAAGCGGG is a window encoding:
- a CDS encoding glycosyltransferase family 2 protein, with amino-acid sequence MTTVSVVSPFYNEGHGLRLFVEKVAHIFAGLDYDLTIIMVDDGSKDNSWSSLKEIVPEKFKLLGIRLAKNFGKEAAIAAGLSLADSDVVITIDCDLQHPPELMEPMLKFWEEGAEIVLAVKEERQKELFLNRLAAKFFYKIFQWVTENDIDGSCDFILLDRKVVTALNALPEKLFFYRGVVQWLGFKQKSLSFIPADRQNGKSSYSFWKKIRLAVDSLTGFSAKPLIVIWFLTFLFMIFATVIGGEALISKMMGKSVGGFSTLILVVLITGVAILSCFCVLSAYVRQIFYEVKNRPRYLISDQIGVEAEYGRKKRKTEE
- a CDS encoding ChbG/HpnK family deacetylase, with the protein product MTLYCLMNADDFALNSSCSNAIITSVKEGRLQATSVLAGGEDQASYNALNEAGDVFINAHLNLLEGKALTEGGSEFGLTTDDNFFCLSLGGLLRKLWFSPKTKLLQEWIYNEFCCQIDSVYKHFDNKKIRIDGHLHIHTLPPLKGVIEKLLNKYSVCYIRTPYEIGYRYSPFSIENMKGNLRRQLLGWWAKDMTTLARQYHLETADFFLGATASCRLTLDDIDRGLAMISRQAGGKDATIEIMIHPVVKGFSGGSFYKDSLYRPAHVTQERQEELDLLLSDELIQVMKKHNAVFIDVNN
- a CDS encoding GtrA family protein, with product MTITPPRQNNWRTAIAVRSIKFYQRHKTILWFLCSGAIAFWIDFLTFWMLQTAGLNLWLARAAAFIIAATFTWVFNTKISFRGREARFKKLKGWSTYIALATIGGSFNYCASMAVIKSVSEVNPVTMFLAVAAGSIAGLFANFFLNHTVFFKKS